A single genomic interval of Syntrophaceae bacterium harbors:
- a CDS encoding zinc-dependent alcohol dehydrogenase family protein has protein sequence MKAMVLERIVDMTREEEPLRLVDLPEPRPGAGETLIRVSACGVCHTELDEIEGRTPPPRLPVVPGHQVVGRVVENGPGAKRFDVGARVGVAWIHSACGACPHCLGGNENLCPGFRATGRDADGGYAEYMAVPEAFAHPVPEVFSDSQAAPLLCAGAVGYRSLRLTGLRDGQVLGLTGFGASGHLVLKAVCHRFPRSKVFVFARSEAERAFALELGAAWAGDTARRPPEPCDAVIDTTPAWGPVVEALASLKPGGRLVINAIRKEDGDRDRLLHLDYPAHLWLEKEIKSVANVTRADVREFLDLAAGIPILPELQEYPLGEANRALAELRARKIRGAKVLRM, from the coding sequence GTGAAAGCGATGGTCCTGGAGAGGATCGTGGACATGACCCGGGAGGAAGAGCCCCTGCGGCTCGTCGATCTTCCCGAGCCCCGCCCGGGGGCGGGGGAGACCCTCATCCGGGTGAGCGCCTGCGGGGTCTGCCACACGGAACTCGACGAGATCGAGGGCAGGACCCCCCCGCCCCGTCTGCCCGTCGTCCCGGGTCACCAGGTCGTGGGCCGCGTCGTGGAGAACGGCCCCGGGGCGAAACGATTCGACGTCGGGGCCCGCGTGGGGGTCGCCTGGATCCATTCGGCCTGCGGGGCCTGTCCCCATTGTCTCGGCGGCAACGAAAACCTCTGCCCCGGGTTTCGGGCCACGGGGCGCGACGCCGACGGCGGGTATGCCGAGTACATGGCCGTCCCTGAGGCCTTCGCCCATCCCGTCCCCGAGGTCTTTTCCGACAGCCAGGCCGCGCCGCTTCTGTGCGCGGGGGCCGTCGGATACCGGTCCCTCCGGCTCACGGGCCTTCGCGACGGCCAGGTCCTGGGGCTCACGGGCTTTGGGGCATCGGGCCACCTCGTCCTCAAGGCCGTGTGCCACAGGTTCCCCCGGTCGAAGGTCTTCGTCTTCGCCCGGAGCGAGGCCGAGAGGGCGTTTGCCCTCGAGCTGGGCGCCGCGTGGGCGGGTGACACGGCCCGGCGGCCGCCGGAGCCCTGCGATGCCGTCATCGACACGACCCCCGCCTGGGGGCCTGTCGTGGAGGCGCTTGCGAGCCTGAAGCCCGGGGGCCGGCTCGTGATCAACGCGATCCGGAAGGAAGACGGCGACCGGGACCGGCTCTTGCATCTGGACTACCCGGCCCACCTCTGGCTCGAGAAGGAGATCAAGAGCGTGGCCAACGTGACCCGGGCCGATGTGCGGGAGTTCCTGGATCTGGCCGCCGGGATCCCGATCCTGCCCGAGCTCCAGGAATACCCGCTCGGCGAGGCGAACCGCGCCCTGGCGGAACTTAGGGCGAGAAAGATCCGGGGCGCCAAGGTCCTGAGAATGTAA
- a CDS encoding RNA polymerase sigma factor, whose product MPVAGGGGERKSLDHSTALNRFLAQVERRAFGMARLSCGSPDDALDIVQDTMLNFVRLYAGRPEGEWNVLFYKILHSRITDWYRRTAVRRRFHDWFGKPRDGEDDEEDPMARVADTTSPDPAEGVARQEFTEALQSALMKLPLRQQQAFVLRAWEGLDTAQTAQAMGCSEGSVKTHYSRAVHALQVQLEEFQP is encoded by the coding sequence CTGCCTGTCGCCGGGGGGGGCGGGGAGAGAAAGAGTCTGGACCACAGCACGGCACTGAACCGGTTCCTGGCCCAGGTGGAGCGACGGGCCTTCGGGATGGCCCGGCTGTCTTGCGGCAGTCCCGACGACGCCCTTGACATCGTGCAGGACACGATGCTCAACTTCGTCCGGCTCTACGCAGGCCGGCCCGAGGGGGAGTGGAACGTCCTGTTCTACAAGATCCTGCACAGCCGGATCACCGACTGGTACCGGCGAACGGCCGTCCGGCGGCGGTTCCACGACTGGTTCGGCAAGCCCCGTGACGGAGAGGACGACGAAGAGGACCCGATGGCCCGGGTGGCCGACACGACGTCGCCCGACCCGGCCGAAGGGGTTGCGAGGCAGGAGTTCACCGAGGCGCTGCAGTCGGCCCTGATGAAACTGCCCCTGCGGCAGCAGCAGGCCTTCGTCCTTCGCGCCTGGGAGGGCCTCGACACGGCCCAGACCGCCCAGGCCATGGGGTGCTCGGAAGGCAGCGTCAAGACCCATTACTCCCGGGCGGTGCATGCCCTTCAGGTCCAACTGGAGGAATTCCAGCCATGA